One Sporichthyaceae bacterium genomic region harbors:
- a CDS encoding TetR/AcrR family transcriptional regulator, whose amino-acid sequence MSEPAVARPRYDAESLLAVAAQVFTERGYDATGMEHLAKAAGITKSSFYHHVSGKEELLRRSLDRALDGLFGVLEAADTGPAVARLEQLLRAAVQVLAEEQPHVTLLLRVRGNTDVERAALARRREFDRRVADLVRQAAADGDLRSDIDPDLAARLLFGTVNSLIEWYIPGGRLTPDNIGDAVVALTLDGLRTSL is encoded by the coding sequence ATGAGCGAGCCCGCGGTCGCCCGGCCGCGTTACGACGCGGAGTCGCTGCTCGCGGTCGCCGCGCAGGTGTTCACCGAGCGTGGCTACGACGCCACCGGCATGGAGCATTTGGCCAAGGCCGCGGGTATCACGAAGTCGTCGTTCTACCACCACGTCAGCGGTAAGGAAGAGTTGCTGCGCCGCTCGTTGGATCGGGCGCTGGACGGGCTGTTCGGGGTGCTCGAGGCGGCCGACACCGGGCCCGCCGTCGCGCGACTGGAGCAGTTGCTGCGCGCCGCGGTGCAGGTGCTCGCCGAGGAACAGCCGCACGTGACGCTGTTGCTGCGGGTGCGCGGGAACACCGACGTGGAACGCGCGGCGCTGGCCCGCCGCCGCGAGTTCGACCGCCGGGTCGCCGACCTGGTACGGCAGGCGGCCGCGGACGGCGACCTGCGCTCCGACATCGACCCCGACCTCGCCGCCCGGCTGCTGTTCGGCACGGTGAACTCGCTGATCGAGTGGTACATCCCGGGTGGTCGGTTGACCCCGGACAACATCGGCGACGCCGTGGTCGCGCTGACTCTGGACGGACTGCGCACCTCGTTGTGA